GCATATTTCCATCACCCGCATGGAAAACATTCCCCACATCAAGCCCGTATTCGCTGCTCATCTCCCCAATCCGGCGCAAGACATAAGGCAGCTTGCTCACCGGGATCGTACCGTCGAGGCACATGTAATCGTTGATCTGCCCCATCGCGCCAAAAGCACTCTTGCGCCCCAGCCAGATTTTCGCGCTTTCCTCCGCGCTACCGCTTTCGCGCAGGTCCACCGGGTCATGGCTGCGGGCGATCTCCATGATAACGCGCAACTGCTCGTCAATCTCCGCGTCAGAGCCTTCGACCTCAACAATCAAAAGCGCCTCGCAATCGGGGTAACCTGCATGGGCAAACGCCTCCGTCGCGCGAATGCAGGGCCGGTCCATGAATTCGATCGCCACCGGCAAGACGCCCGCCTTGATGATGTCGGACACCACCTGCCCGGCAACTTCGCTTGATGAATAGCCCATCAGAACCGGGCGCGCGCCTTCGGGCTTGCGCAGAATCCTCAGCGTCGCTTCAGTGACAACGCCCAACTGCCCCTCACTGCCGCAGATCAGACCAAGCAGGTCATAGCCCGCCGCATCCAGATGCGCGCCGCCAATCTCGACAATCTCGCCATCCATCATCACTATGGTGACACCCAACAGGTTATTCGTCGTCACCCCGTATTTAAGACAATGCGCGCCGCCGGAATTCATCGCGATATTGCCGGCGATAGCACAGGCAAGCTGGCTCGACGGGTCCGGTGCATAGAAGAAATCATCCTCTTCAACCGCG
This is a stretch of genomic DNA from Aquicoccus sp. G2-2. It encodes these proteins:
- a CDS encoding FAD-linked oxidase C-terminal domain-containing protein, whose amino-acid sequence is MEMPQPDARVMEKKPQLVARLHEILPKNSVIHEESETRAYECDALTAYRCPPLAVVLPSSTKEVSGILRICHEMGVPVVPRGAGTSLAGGALPTADCVILGVARMAQVLETDYQNRFIRVQTGRTNLSVSGAVEEDDFFYAPDPSSQLACAIAGNIAMNSGGAHCLKYGVTTNNLLGVTIVMMDGEIVEIGGAHLDAAGYDLLGLICGSEGQLGVVTEATLRILRKPEGARPVLMGYSSSEVAGQVVSDIIKAGVLPVAIEFMDRPCIRATEAFAHAGYPDCEALLIVEVEGSDAEIDEQLRVIMEIARSHDPVDLRESGSAEESAKIWLGRKSAFGAMGQINDYMCLDGTIPVSKLPYVLRRIGEMSSEYGLDVGNVFHAGDGNMHPLILFDANKPGELELCERFGADILRLCVEVGGCLTGEHGVGVEKRDLMGAQFAADDLEAQMAVKDVFDPNWLLNPAKVFPLDASAKRRAA